One Eubacterium sp. 1001713B170207_170306_E7 genomic region harbors:
- a CDS encoding ABC transporter ATP-binding protein codes for MTAYFQKKFALSQQGARDLVKAVFACTLTDVVLMLPIGLLYLVATELISPLIGGSAPAPSLWFYIGGSVIILALIFIFEYIQYNKTFLASYAESANMRIRLAEKLRRLPLSFFGRRDLSDLTTTIMADCAAMETAFSHYIPEFIAAVASVILAGIGLIIMDWRMAMALLWVLPAVLIIMALSRARQHKVGREHNRVKLDCADSIQECIETVREIKANNQSSRYLKQLDDLLDKNEKIQIKAELNTAMFVVTSQMLLRVGIATVVLAGSVLLVSGQTDFLTFLVFLIAATRVFDPLSGALVNLAAIYATMLTVERMKEIEEQPVQTGDEQADYQGYDIAFDQVGFAYNSGETVLQDVSFTACQGQVTALVGPSGGGKSTAAKLAARFWDIQKGRITVGGTDISAVEPETLLKNFSIVFQDVVLFNNTVLENIRIGRRDATDEEVLEAARAAQCDAFVMKMPDGYQTKIGENGSVLSGGERQRISIARALLKDAPIILLDEATASLDVENESQIQRAISNLVKNKTVLIIAHRMRTVAGADKVVVLENGRVAQQGTPKALMEQGGLYRHMVERQQQSEDWAI; via the coding sequence GGGGAGCGCTCCGGCGCCCAGCCTGTGGTTTTATATCGGCGGCTCAGTGATCATTCTGGCTTTGATCTTTATCTTTGAGTACATCCAGTACAACAAGACCTTCCTGGCCTCCTACGCCGAGAGCGCGAATATGCGTATCCGCCTGGCCGAGAAGCTGCGCCGCCTGCCCCTGTCCTTTTTTGGCAGGCGTGACCTGTCCGACCTGACCACCACCATCATGGCTGACTGCGCCGCCATGGAAACCGCCTTTTCCCACTACATTCCGGAATTTATCGCGGCGGTGGCCTCGGTTATTCTGGCCGGTATCGGGCTCATTATCATGGACTGGCGCATGGCCATGGCGCTGCTGTGGGTGCTGCCGGCAGTGCTCATCATCATGGCGCTGAGCAGAGCGCGGCAGCACAAGGTGGGCCGTGAGCACAACCGGGTAAAGCTGGACTGTGCCGACAGCATTCAGGAATGTATTGAAACCGTAAGGGAAATCAAGGCCAACAACCAGAGCAGCCGTTACCTGAAACAGCTCGATGACCTGCTGGACAAAAATGAGAAAATCCAGATCAAGGCCGAGCTCAACACAGCCATGTTCGTGGTGACCTCCCAGATGCTGCTGCGCGTGGGCATTGCCACCGTGGTGCTTGCGGGATCCGTGCTGCTGGTCAGCGGCCAGACCGATTTCCTGACCTTTCTGGTGTTTTTGATCGCCGCGACCCGCGTCTTCGACCCATTGTCCGGCGCGCTGGTAAACCTGGCGGCCATTTACGCGACCATGCTGACCGTGGAACGCATGAAGGAGATCGAGGAACAGCCCGTCCAGACGGGCGACGAGCAGGCAGACTACCAGGGCTACGACATTGCCTTTGACCAGGTGGGATTTGCCTATAACAGCGGCGAAACCGTGCTCCAGGACGTCTCCTTCACCGCCTGCCAGGGGCAGGTCACCGCACTGGTGGGGCCCTCCGGGGGCGGTAAGAGCACCGCGGCCAAGCTGGCCGCCCGCTTCTGGGATATCCAGAAAGGGCGGATCACCGTAGGCGGCACAGACATCAGCGCTGTCGAGCCTGAAACGCTGCTGAAAAACTTTTCCATTGTTTTTCAGGACGTGGTGCTTTTTAACAATACCGTGCTCGAAAACATCCGGATCGGCCGGAGAGACGCCACCGACGAGGAAGTACTGGAAGCAGCCCGGGCCGCCCAGTGCGACGCCTTTGTCATGAAGATGCCCGACGGCTACCAGACCAAAATCGGCGAGAACGGCTCCGTCCTGTCCGGCGGGGAGCGCCAGCGCATCTCCATCGCCCGGGCGCTTTTAAAAGACGCGCCGATTATCCTGCTGGACGAAGCCACCGCCTCACTGGACGTCGAAAATGAGTCTCAGATCCAGCGGGCCATCTCCAACCTGGTTAAAAACAAAACTGTACTCATCATCGCCCACCGCATGCGCACCGTGGCCGGAGCCGACAAAGTCGTCGTGCTGGAAAACGGCCGGGTCGCCCAGCAGGGAACGCCCAAAGCCCTCATGGAACAAGGCGGCCTGTACCGCCACATGGTCGAGCGCCAGCAGCAAAGCGAGGACTGGGCCATCTGA
- the polA gene encoding DNA polymerase I has translation MNKKSILIDGNSLVYRMFYGVREMSNSKGVPTNAIYGFVNVLVKIQNEYKPDYLAVAFDLSTPTFRHKEYAEYKGGRDKMPEDLQVQMDLLKELLGKMGIPMITKEGYEADDIIGTLSKQGEARETKTQIITGDKDSFQLVDDYVNVLYTATRSGTQFATVDDAYIMERYGVTPKELIDVKALMGDPSDNIPGVAGVGEKTAIKLIKEYHNIDTLYEHIDDLKGKQKEKLETGKESAFASRFLGTICLDVPLDLCLDDLAFKPIFTEESVEMLKDLEFKSILNKILPDDGEGDEAVAASDIQYTIIGTTTEMITVMNRLARELKLTVYAYREDDRVWVAAYIGGVYYFVEKPAMVSAFFSGLGEIPEADSLQTVGHDLKNLTHIYHSQCSVIVNYTFDTYIGAYLLNPSDQRYDLQTVAMKYLGDTVQSEEDFFGKGKTLVRAEDMESARLAAFMVKNCEVIHRLEKPLADKIEADGMTGLFQNIELPLLKIMASMEELGFKVDIHQLEELSVEFEKKIETLTAEIYELAEEDDFNINSTKQLGTILFDKLKLPVVKKTKTGYSTNAEVLDQLVLFHPIIQKIIDYRMISKLDSTYGKGLIKLVDPKTHKIYSTFNQTVTATGRLSSSDPNLQNIPVKTEMGREIRKVFVPSAQDRVLVDADYSQIELRVLAHLSGDENLIDTFVKNQDIHTRTASEIFNVPMDAVTREQRSHAKAINFGLIYGKQAFSLGKDLGITRNEAQSYIDLYFSRYPKVLEYMENIKAEAKEKGYVTTIWGRRRYITEINSRNRMLVQAGERMALNTPIQGAAADIIKIAMIKVYDRLEREGLKSELILQVHDELIIDTPKAEQETVMQLLVEEMENAVDLKVPLTVDAHAGDSWYAVK, from the coding sequence GTGAATAAAAAAAGTATCTTAATCGACGGAAACAGTCTGGTCTACCGCATGTTTTACGGCGTGCGGGAAATGTCCAATTCCAAGGGCGTGCCGACCAACGCCATCTACGGCTTTGTCAACGTGCTGGTCAAAATCCAGAATGAGTACAAGCCCGACTATCTGGCCGTGGCCTTTGACCTGAGCACCCCGACCTTCAGGCACAAGGAGTATGCGGAATATAAGGGCGGCCGCGATAAAATGCCCGAGGATCTGCAGGTGCAGATGGACCTGCTCAAGGAGCTGCTCGGCAAAATGGGGATTCCCATGATCACAAAAGAGGGCTACGAGGCCGACGACATCATCGGCACCCTCTCCAAGCAGGGCGAAGCCAGAGAGACTAAAACCCAGATTATCACAGGGGATAAGGATTCCTTTCAGCTGGTGGATGACTACGTCAACGTGCTCTACACCGCTACCCGAAGCGGCACCCAGTTTGCCACCGTGGACGACGCCTACATTATGGAGCGCTACGGCGTGACGCCCAAGGAGCTTATTGATGTCAAGGCCCTCATGGGCGACCCCTCCGACAATATCCCGGGTGTGGCCGGCGTGGGCGAGAAGACGGCCATCAAGCTCATCAAGGAATACCACAACATCGACACCCTGTACGAACACATCGACGACCTCAAGGGCAAGCAGAAGGAAAAGCTGGAAACCGGCAAGGAATCGGCCTTTGCGAGCCGTTTTCTGGGCACCATCTGCCTGGATGTGCCCCTGGACCTGTGCCTTGACGATCTGGCCTTTAAGCCGATCTTTACCGAGGAGAGCGTCGAAATGCTCAAGGACCTGGAGTTTAAGTCCATCCTCAATAAAATTCTGCCTGATGACGGCGAGGGCGACGAAGCGGTGGCGGCCAGCGATATCCAGTACACCATCATCGGCACCACCACAGAGATGATCACGGTCATGAACCGCCTGGCCAGAGAGCTGAAGCTGACGGTTTACGCCTACCGCGAGGACGACCGCGTCTGGGTGGCCGCCTATATCGGCGGCGTGTATTACTTTGTGGAAAAGCCCGCCATGGTCTCGGCCTTTTTCAGCGGTCTCGGTGAAATCCCAGAGGCCGACAGCCTGCAGACCGTTGGGCATGACCTCAAGAACCTGACCCATATTTACCACAGCCAGTGCTCGGTCATTGTCAACTACACTTTTGACACCTACATCGGCGCCTATCTGCTGAACCCGTCCGACCAGCGCTATGATCTCCAGACCGTTGCCATGAAATACCTGGGTGACACCGTCCAGAGCGAGGAGGACTTCTTTGGTAAGGGCAAGACCCTGGTGCGGGCAGAGGACATGGAGAGCGCCCGGCTGGCCGCCTTTATGGTCAAAAACTGCGAGGTGATCCACCGGCTCGAAAAGCCCCTGGCCGATAAGATCGAAGCCGACGGCATGACCGGCCTGTTCCAGAACATCGAGCTGCCCCTGCTCAAAATCATGGCTTCCATGGAAGAACTGGGCTTTAAGGTGGATATCCACCAGCTTGAGGAACTGTCTGTTGAGTTTGAGAAAAAGATCGAGACCCTGACCGCGGAAATTTACGAGCTGGCCGAGGAGGACGACTTTAATATCAACTCTACCAAGCAGCTGGGTACGATCCTTTTTGACAAGCTCAAGCTGCCCGTGGTCAAAAAGACCAAGACGGGCTATTCCACCAACGCCGAGGTGTTAGACCAGCTGGTGCTGTTCCACCCCATTATCCAGAAAATCATTGATTACCGCATGATTTCCAAGCTGGATTCCACCTACGGCAAGGGCCTGATCAAGCTGGTAGACCCCAAAACCCACAAGATCTACTCCACCTTTAACCAGACGGTCACAGCCACCGGGCGTCTGAGTTCCTCCGACCCCAACCTCCAGAACATTCCAGTCAAGACCGAGATGGGCCGGGAAATCCGAAAGGTCTTTGTGCCCTCAGCGCAGGACCGGGTGCTGGTGGATGCCGACTACTCCCAGATCGAGCTGCGTGTGCTGGCCCACCTGTCCGGGGACGAAAACCTCATCGACACCTTTGTGAAAAACCAGGACATCCACACCCGCACGGCCTCCGAAATTTTTAACGTGCCCATGGACGCGGTGACCAGAGAGCAGCGCAGTCACGCCAAGGCCATCAATTTCGGCCTGATCTACGGCAAGCAGGCCTTCAGCCTGGGTAAGGACCTGGGCATCACCCGGAATGAGGCCCAGTCCTACATCGACCTGTATTTCTCCAGATACCCCAAGGTGCTGGAATACATGGAGAATATCAAAGCAGAGGCCAAGGAAAAGGGCTATGTGACCACCATCTGGGGGCGCAGGCGCTACATCACCGAGATTAATTCCCGGAACCGCATGCTGGTGCAGGCCGGGGAGCGCATGGCGCTGAACACCCCGATCCAGGGCGCCGCCGCCGACATCATCAAGATCGCCATGATCAAGGTCTACGACCGACTGGAGCGAGAGGGACTGAAATCTGAGCTGATCCTCCAGGTGCACGATGAGCTCATCATCGACACGCCAAAGGCTGAGCAGGAAACCGTTATGCAGCTGCTGGTAGAGGAAATGGAAAACGCTGTGGACCTCAAGGTGCCGCTGACCGTGGACGCCCATGCCGGGGATTCCTGGTACGCGGTTAAATAG
- the coaE gene encoding dephospho-CoA kinase (Dephospho-CoA kinase (CoaE) performs the final step in coenzyme A biosynthesis.), with product MKIIGLTGGIASGKSTVSAIFREDYSLPVIDADLLSREAVLPGSPGMRQIEAAFGPEVILPDGSLNRSRMGGLICDDDAARDRLNSILHPAIKDLYHASLDRLRQNGRPLVIYDCPLLIEAGQRGEVDEVLLVVTDEETRLKRIMQRDGVDQGLAKKKIDIQMPDEKKMKLADTILYNNGTLDELKSCLDFYIKEKLKNACIMS from the coding sequence ATGAAAATTATCGGATTAACCGGAGGCATCGCCTCGGGAAAATCGACGGTCTCCGCCATTTTCAGGGAGGACTACAGCCTGCCGGTCATCGACGCCGACCTGCTTTCCAGAGAGGCCGTGCTGCCGGGCAGCCCCGGCATGCGGCAGATCGAGGCCGCCTTCGGGCCGGAGGTTATCCTGCCCGACGGCAGTCTGAACCGCAGCCGCATGGGCGGGCTTATCTGCGACGACGACGCGGCGCGGGACCGGCTGAACAGCATTCTGCACCCGGCCATCAAGGATCTGTACCACGCCAGCCTGGACCGGCTGAGGCAAAACGGAAGGCCGCTGGTCATCTACGACTGCCCGCTGCTCATCGAGGCCGGACAGCGCGGCGAGGTTGACGAAGTCCTGCTGGTGGTGACCGACGAGGAGACAAGGCTTAAGCGCATTATGCAGCGGGACGGCGTGGATCAGGGCCTGGCAAAAAAGAAAATCGACATCCAGATGCCGGATGAAAAAAAGATGAAGCTGGCGGACACCATTCTCTACAACAACGGCACCCTGGATGAGCTCAAAAGCTGTCTGGATTTTTATATCAAAGAAAAATTAAAAAATGCTTGCATTATGAGCTAA
- a CDS encoding response regulator transcription factor, translated as MRVLLVEDEVSLATALGKILEKNKILVDVVHDGIEGKLLSENDVYDVIVLDIMLPGMSGLDILKSIRDRGKNVPVLLLTAKDSTADKVKGLDMGADDYLVKPFVTEELLARIRALGRRPWEVYQDNAMTFSDLSLNINNGELLIDGAPIKLTSKEAQLLEMFIRNPGMTISKEQILDRIWGIESMAMENSVEIYVHYLRKKLKKSRTVIKTIRGLGYVLKEEDNAQS; from the coding sequence ATGCGCGTTTTACTGGTAGAGGATGAGGTATCCCTGGCAACCGCCCTTGGGAAGATCCTCGAAAAAAATAAAATTCTGGTCGATGTGGTTCACGACGGCATTGAGGGCAAGCTGCTCAGTGAGAATGACGTTTACGACGTTATTGTCCTGGACATTATGCTGCCGGGCATGAGCGGGCTCGATATTCTCAAGTCCATCCGCGACCGCGGAAAGAACGTGCCTGTGCTGCTCCTGACCGCCAAGGACAGCACCGCCGATAAGGTAAAGGGTCTGGATATGGGCGCTGACGATTACCTCGTCAAGCCCTTTGTCACCGAGGAGCTGCTGGCGCGCATCCGCGCACTGGGCCGGCGCCCCTGGGAGGTCTACCAGGACAACGCCATGACCTTTTCCGATTTATCGCTCAATATCAACAACGGCGAGCTGCTCATCGACGGCGCGCCCATCAAGCTGACCTCCAAGGAGGCCCAGCTGCTGGAAATGTTTATCCGAAACCCGGGTATGACCATCTCAAAGGAACAGATCCTCGACCGGATCTGGGGCATTGAAAGCATGGCCATGGAGAACTCCGTGGAGATTTATGTCCACTACCTGCGGAAAAAACTGAAGAAATCCCGGACGGTCATCAAGACGATCCGTGGTCTGGGCTATGTGCTGAAGGAAGAGGACAATGCTCAGTCTTAA
- a CDS encoding ATP-binding protein, with the protein MLSLNKLRLNLTLMNTAVLIGLSVFVAVSLYLTINMDMESSVSNNLEIYCSQLANNVEQLQTQRKGGEVSAEAQKGYQEFKDTLVHNSIAFTIWDDTFNVMDQSESQPLNSDQLFRLINLYFNGNRDKYLISDYETDDNNLKICTYVTVSKDGEMRVVQAMKNMDTERGVLKNAVRMIFIVVLAGTTLSLLCGYFLSGRALVPVRKSMDQQREFLADASHELRTPIAVIQTNLEVVKASGDETVESQAAWLDNAYDETKRMHHIVEDLMFLARADSGDVHFEPAPVDMGYLIMEVTERFIPMAAQKAITILSKVPMEELNVMGDEKQLTQLMVILIDNAIKYSEPGGGERNQTIVVQAERIEEGIEVCVADKGIGISREEQEKIFQRFYRVDKVRSRAEGGTGLGLSIAYWIVQKHKGMIRVESEENAGTKMIIVFPAYEGPKEANE; encoded by the coding sequence ATGCTCAGTCTTAATAAATTAAGATTAAACCTGACACTGATGAATACCGCGGTCCTGATAGGATTGTCGGTATTTGTCGCTGTTTCGCTCTATTTAACCATCAACATGGACATGGAGTCCAGCGTGAGCAACAACCTTGAGATCTACTGCTCCCAGCTGGCCAACAATGTTGAGCAGCTCCAGACACAGAGAAAGGGCGGCGAGGTTTCGGCAGAGGCCCAGAAAGGCTACCAGGAGTTTAAGGACACCCTGGTGCACAACAGCATCGCCTTTACCATCTGGGATGACACCTTTAACGTGATGGACCAGTCCGAGTCTCAGCCCTTGAATTCGGATCAGCTTTTCCGGCTCATCAACCTTTATTTCAACGGCAACCGGGACAAGTACCTGATCAGCGACTACGAGACCGACGACAACAATCTTAAAATCTGTACCTATGTTACCGTCAGCAAGGATGGTGAAATGCGGGTGGTGCAGGCCATGAAAAATATGGATACGGAGCGCGGCGTGCTGAAGAACGCGGTCCGCATGATCTTTATCGTGGTGCTGGCCGGTACGACCCTTTCCTTGCTGTGCGGTTATTTTCTGTCCGGCAGGGCGCTGGTGCCGGTGCGAAAGAGCATGGACCAGCAGCGGGAATTCCTCGCCGACGCGTCCCACGAGCTCAGGACACCCATTGCCGTGATCCAGACCAATCTGGAGGTGGTAAAGGCCAGCGGCGACGAAACCGTTGAGAGCCAGGCCGCCTGGCTGGATAACGCCTATGACGAGACCAAGCGCATGCACCACATTGTCGAGGACCTGATGTTCTTAGCCAGGGCCGATTCCGGCGACGTGCACTTTGAGCCCGCGCCGGTGGATATGGGCTACCTGATCATGGAGGTCACCGAGCGGTTTATCCCCATGGCGGCCCAGAAAGCCATTACCATTCTCAGCAAGGTGCCCATGGAGGAACTGAACGTGATGGGGGATGAAAAGCAGCTGACTCAGCTCATGGTTATCCTCATCGACAACGCCATCAAATACAGCGAGCCGGGCGGCGGCGAAAGGAATCAGACCATCGTTGTCCAGGCAGAGCGGATCGAGGAAGGCATTGAGGTCTGCGTGGCGGATAAGGGCATCGGCATATCCAGGGAGGAACAGGAAAAAATCTTCCAGCGCTTCTACCGTGTGGATAAGGTGCGCTCCCGGGCAGAGGGCGGCACAGGCCTTGGCCTGTCCATCGCCTACTGGATTGTTCAGAAGCACAAGGGCATGATACGGGTGGAAAGTGAAGAAAACGCGGGAACCAAAATGATCATCGTGTTCCCGGCTTATGAAGGACCAAAGGAGGCAAATGAATGA
- a CDS encoding iron-containing alcohol dehydrogenase, with the protein MKELKFNGNKLVTGPGAIDYIKNLEGQRIFVVTGKSAMFKNGTIGHIKETFAAQGKACEVYSGIGGNPTTDEVLSGLAAMKAFDPDTVMAVGGGSSIDATKVMTLMCEYPELTLEDIRGGKAPAARRKLQFIAAPSTSGTASEVTRAAVITFTEENIKVGLKTTAFIPDIAILDGNLTLSMPRHVMVETGMDALTHAVESYINKNNDDFCKFMSKGAVEGLCTYLPLSYEKGDLESRQKVHNFQCLAGLAFQNSGLGMDHGIAHAFGGRFGTSHGLLNAVALPYVLKYNARDAAVRADLDELSRMTGADIIETIEGFNAQFGVPKTFKEMGLTEQDFNTHYESLLDNSMKGSTARNPVPMTREEMDKVLKSIYYGDILF; encoded by the coding sequence ATGAAAGAATTAAAGTTTAACGGCAATAAGCTGGTCACAGGACCAGGCGCCATTGATTATATTAAGAATCTGGAGGGACAACGCATCTTTGTGGTGACCGGAAAGTCCGCCATGTTCAAAAACGGAACCATCGGCCACATCAAGGAGACCTTCGCAGCGCAGGGAAAAGCTTGCGAGGTGTACAGCGGCATCGGCGGCAACCCTACCACCGACGAGGTGCTTTCCGGCCTTGCGGCCATGAAGGCCTTTGACCCGGACACCGTCATGGCAGTGGGCGGCGGCTCCTCCATCGACGCCACCAAGGTCATGACCCTGATGTGCGAGTACCCAGAGCTTACCCTGGAGGACATCCGCGGCGGCAAAGCGCCGGCTGCGCGCAGGAAGCTTCAGTTTATCGCCGCGCCGTCCACCTCCGGCACCGCCAGCGAGGTCACCCGGGCAGCGGTCATCACCTTTACCGAGGAAAACATCAAGGTGGGCTTAAAGACCACCGCCTTTATCCCTGACATCGCCATTCTCGACGGCAATCTGACCCTGTCCATGCCCAGACACGTCATGGTGGAAACCGGCATGGATGCTCTGACCCATGCGGTGGAGAGCTACATCAACAAAAACAACGACGATTTCTGCAAGTTCATGTCCAAGGGCGCAGTGGAGGGGCTGTGCACGTACCTGCCGCTCTCCTACGAAAAGGGCGATCTTGAGAGCCGCCAGAAGGTGCACAACTTCCAGTGCCTGGCCGGTCTGGCCTTCCAGAACTCCGGTCTGGGCATGGATCACGGCATCGCCCACGCCTTTGGGGGGCGCTTTGGCACCAGCCACGGCCTGCTCAACGCAGTGGCCCTGCCCTATGTGCTCAAATACAACGCCCGGGACGCGGCAGTCAGGGCAGACCTGGACGAGCTGTCAAGAATGACTGGGGCCGATATTATCGAAACCATCGAGGGCTTTAACGCGCAGTTCGGCGTCCCCAAAACCTTTAAGGAAATGGGGCTCACCGAGCAGGACTTTAACACCCATTACGAAAGCCTTCTGGACAATTCCATGAAAGGCTCGACCGCCCGTAATCCGGTGCCGATGACCCGTGAGGAAATGGACAAGGTCTTAAAAAGCATCTATTACGGCGATATTCTGTTTTAA
- the pcrA gene encoding DNA helicase PcrA, with protein MSLLDGLNEQQREAAATTKGPVLILAGAGSGKTRTIIHRIAYIIESKKAWPSQILAITFTNKAAGEMRERIAAMNVEESDRIWMYTFHAMCARIMRIHSQWLGYSDNFVIYDTDDQKRLYKALIKELDFNDKMFPFQYVSGQISTAKNNFWTPEDYLKNNPGEFRAEKVAQYYRLYQDTLKKNNAMDFDDLIYNTLVLFKGFPEILEQYQNRFKYILVDEYQDTNHSQYELVNLLAAGHRNLCVCGDDDQSIYMWRGADINNILDFEKDYPDAKVVKLEENYRSTSVILDCANKVIANNTGRKDKNLWTRNPGDDKIIVSSFNQGYDEARFVAQEIENLRAEKGYTYGDFAVLYRTNAQSRLFEESFMREGMPYQLIGGTGFYSRMEIKDIISYLHVLINPLDNIGFMRIVNVPKRGIGTATLEKIREFAEFKGWSLMETFYHCEEVPELSSSVRNKVREFAVVMEELRDRCETDSVSELIDHVIKDTGYLEMLELGKLDHSESRIENLEELISSAVEFEKNSDDQSLTAYLETVALTAETDKYDSEEGKILLMTLHNAKGLEFPVVFLPGVEEGIFPHGRSMDNPEEMEEERRICYVGITRAKERLYMSWAAERTVYGRRQPQMQSRFLKELPTECLELNVQKYERNEIVEEASVEKKTYSFSDHLQHKPNVYKSAAPKKVKEESSGAFNLSDKVKHKKFGIGTIVEVKPNQVSIAFPGVGIKKLDPSYVTKA; from the coding sequence ATGAGTTTATTAGACGGACTGAACGAACAGCAAAGGGAAGCAGCAGCAACGACAAAAGGGCCGGTCCTGATTCTGGCCGGCGCAGGCTCCGGGAAAACCCGGACCATTATCCACAGAATCGCTTATATTATCGAGAGTAAAAAGGCCTGGCCGTCACAGATACTGGCCATCACCTTTACCAATAAAGCAGCGGGAGAAATGCGCGAGCGTATCGCGGCCATGAACGTGGAGGAAAGCGACCGCATCTGGATGTACACCTTCCACGCCATGTGCGCCCGCATCATGCGTATCCACAGCCAGTGGCTGGGCTACAGCGACAACTTTGTCATCTACGACACAGACGACCAGAAGCGCCTTTACAAGGCCCTGATCAAGGAGCTGGATTTTAACGACAAGATGTTTCCGTTCCAGTATGTTTCGGGCCAGATCTCAACTGCCAAGAACAACTTCTGGACGCCGGAGGACTACCTGAAGAACAACCCCGGCGAGTTCCGGGCCGAGAAGGTGGCCCAGTACTACCGCCTGTATCAGGACACCCTGAAAAAGAACAACGCCATGGACTTCGACGACCTTATCTACAATACCCTGGTGCTGTTTAAGGGCTTTCCCGAAATTTTGGAGCAGTACCAGAACCGGTTTAAGTACATTCTGGTCGATGAGTACCAGGATACCAACCACAGCCAGTACGAGCTGGTCAACCTGCTAGCCGCGGGGCACCGTAACCTGTGCGTGTGCGGGGACGACGACCAGAGTATCTACATGTGGCGCGGGGCCGACATCAACAATATCCTCGACTTTGAAAAGGACTATCCGGACGCCAAAGTGGTCAAGCTGGAGGAAAACTACCGTTCCACCAGCGTGATCCTGGACTGCGCCAACAAGGTCATCGCCAACAATACCGGCCGTAAGGACAAAAACCTCTGGACCAGAAATCCGGGCGATGACAAGATCATCGTCTCATCCTTTAACCAGGGCTATGACGAGGCCCGTTTTGTGGCCCAGGAAATCGAGAACCTCCGGGCCGAAAAGGGCTATACCTACGGCGACTTCGCAGTGCTCTACCGCACCAACGCCCAGTCCCGTCTCTTTGAAGAGTCCTTTATGCGCGAGGGTATGCCTTACCAGCTTATCGGGGGCACGGGCTTCTACTCACGTATGGAAATCAAGGACATCATTTCCTACCTCCATGTGCTCATCAACCCGCTGGACAACATCGGCTTCATGCGCATCGTGAACGTGCCCAAGCGCGGCATCGGCACCGCCACCCTGGAGAAAATCCGGGAATTCGCCGAGTTCAAGGGCTGGAGTCTCATGGAGACCTTCTACCACTGCGAGGAAGTGCCAGAGCTCAGCTCCAGCGTGCGCAACAAGGTGCGTGAGTTTGCCGTCGTCATGGAGGAGCTGCGGGACCGCTGCGAAACCGACTCAGTCAGCGAGCTCATTGACCATGTCATCAAGGACACCGGCTATCTTGAGATGCTGGAGCTCGGCAAGCTGGACCACAGTGAGAGCCGCATCGAAAACCTTGAGGAGCTGATCTCCTCCGCTGTGGAATTTGAAAAGAACAGCGACGACCAGAGCCTGACCGCCTACCTGGAAACCGTGGCCCTGACCGCCGAGACCGACAAGTACGACAGCGAGGAGGGAAAGATCCTGCTCATGACCCTGCACAACGCCAAGGGGCTCGAGTTCCCAGTGGTCTTCCTGCCAGGGGTGGAGGAGGGCATCTTCCCACACGGGCGCTCCATGGACAACCCCGAGGAGATGGAAGAGGAACGCCGGATCTGCTATGTGGGCATCACCCGCGCCAAGGAGCGGCTGTATATGTCGTGGGCGGCAGAACGCACCGTTTACGGACGCCGCCAGCCCCAGATGCAGTCCCGCTTCCTCAAGGAGCTGCCCACGGAATGTCTGGAGCTGAACGTCCAGAAATACGAGCGCAACGAGATCGTCGAGGAAGCCTCTGTGGAGAAAAAGACCTACAGCTTCTCCGACCATCTGCAGCATAAGCCCAATGTTTATAAATCCGCAGCGCCTAAAAAGGTCAAGGAGGAAAGCTCCGGCGCCTTTAATCTCAGCGATAAGGTCAAGCATAAAAAATTCGGCATTGGCACCATTGTCGAGGTAAAACCCAACCAGGTGTCAATCGCATTTCCGGGAGTGGGTATAAAGAAACTGGACCCGTCTTATGTAACAAAAGCCTAG